GGGCTTGATTAAAAACTTCCATTGCTGGTTTTTTAGTTTTTTCTTCAACACGTTCAAAAGCACCATATAGAATGTTTTGAGCTTGTCCTCTTTTGCCATCTCACATTAGCATATTAATTGCTTTAGTTACTAATTTTGAACTATAAATTGGATCTGGTAAAACATTTCGTTTTTTAGCTTGGTTCTTACGCATAAAAATTTCCTTTCATCCTATTTAGCTGCTTTAGGTTTTTTAGCACCATAAGCAGAACGTTGTTGTTTGCGATTAGCTACACCTTGAGTATCATATACACCACGAACAATGTGGTAACGAACCCCAGGAAGGTCCTTAACACGACCACCACGAACAAGAACAATACTGTGTTCTTGTAAGTTGTGTCCTTCGCCAGGAATATAAGCTAATACTTCTTGTTTATTAGTTAACTTAACCTTAGCATATTTTCGTAACGCCGAGTTAGGTTTCTTAGGTGTCATGGTTCCCACACGGGTACAAACACCACGACGTAATGGATTAGCACTTTTAGTTTCTCTATTACTTAAAGTGTTGTAATTTTTTGAAAGGGCAGGAGATTTTGATTTATAAGTCTTACTCTTACGTTCCTTTCGAATTAATTGGGCAATAGTTGGCATTTAAACTCCTTATTTTTTCTAACAACTTGTCTGAGTGTATCGAATTGATAAAAACTCAGATTGCTTGAATATGATACAAATAAATTTTTAAAAAATATAAAATAATTTAACAAAGTTAGATTTTTAGTCTAACTTACCTAAACAAAATGTGGTTTAAAAAGGCTAATAACTCAACAAAAAAATGTGTTAATGATGTTAAAAAATCAGCATCAAGCACAGTTTTTGCTGATAAAACACAATCACGTTTAGACAAGTTATTTTTACATACACCAATTATTAAGGCGGTTATTATTATTTCGATCCCTTCAATGTTAATGGCATTTATGAGTGCCTTGTATACATTTAGTGATCAATTAATGATGGCTAAAATTATTCCAATATTTCAACCACTAGAACACTTATCAGCTTTTACTCATGGTTTTAGTTACCATGACTACATATTTAAAGTTAAGGAATTAAATGCACAAGGACTTAACATTACTTTATATTCATCAAACCTAGTTGTAAGAACTGCTGTTGCTAATATTGCTCCTATTACTATTTTTTTAACTGCTTCAACTCTATTAATTGGTAATGGAACATCAATTAACTTTAGTCGAGCTAATGGGAAAAAAGACAAATTAAGAGCACAACAAGTTTGAGCTAATGGTTTCTATAGTAACTTAATTTGGGGATTATTAATAACTGTGCTTTTATTGGCCTCAGCTAAAACAATTATTAGTCTTGAAAATGGAAACCCGATTTCTCAACTTGAATCAATTAAAGATCAATTAACAAATGCTGATTACAAAAATTTAAAAGAAGTTTATAACGATTCTAATAACTTAATCCTAACTTATAGTGAACACTTTGCCTATATTGCAATTAGTGGTTTGGTATTTAATATGTTTGATTTGTTTTTCTCCATTTTAATTATTACTGAAGGAAAACAAAAGATGGTTGTATTTGCAGCGCTAATGTCAAATATTCTTAATATTTTCTTAGATTTCATTTTTATTTATTTTGGCAGAATGGCAATGATTGGTGGAGCAATAGCTACAGTTATTGGTTGATCATTTAATTGTGCGTGATATGTTCTACAAATTTGAATCATGAATAAAAAAGGTGAAACAAACATTTTATTCAGTGCTTTAAAATGAAAGAAACATGAAATTGATTGAAAATTAATTCAAAATATTTTCTTTAATGGTTTAGCTTCTTTCTTAAGAAATATTTCAATGGGAATTGCGGTATGATGACAACTATTCATGCTATCAACATTTGTTTTTGCTAATATTCAAACCAGTGGTGCTGCAGCTTCTTCGTTTACTAATTTCTATGGGGCAGCTAACCCAATATATAGTTTGTTTTTTCCAGTAATTTTAGGAACAATCCAAGGATCACGAATTATGTGTTCGTATCTTTATGGAGCCAAAAATTTTAAGCGATTTAGAACAACATATTGAGTAGCGATGTCAATTGGATTTATTTATGGGTTTAGTATCGCCATGATTATTGGTTTTTGATTAAACCCATACTTTTTGACGCTATTTAACATAAATGATCAACCAACAGCACAATTAATACTGATAATTATGTTAATGCAACTACCAATTTATGCATTCACTGTTGGTGGACAAGTTATTTTTCAAGCAACAAGCAAATCATTTAATGCTTGTATTTGTGCATTAATGCAAGGAATATTTTGTAATATTCCTATTTCATTAATAATTGCTTGAATTTCAATAGGATTAAATAATCAATATATTTTCCTATGAACACCATTAATTGTGATTATTTTTTCAAGCATTATTATTTTTATTTGAACAGTAATTTATATGCATAAATACTTTTCTGATGATATTTTAAATACAAAAATCAGATATATGATGGATAAAAAATGACTTATGCCACCAAGTCATCGATAAAAGTAATTCGTTCAGTATTAAGTTCAATCCCGCCATTAAATTCTAAACGACATTTAAGTGCAACTTTTATACCTTCTTTCATCAATTCTAATTGTTTTTTAAAAATTAAAGAATCAACTTTAACTGGTAACTTAAAATATTCTTCTTGTTTAATTTGATTATTAAAATATGTTGATTTATTTTTTAATCAAATTATTGACTTATCTTTTTTTAAATCAATGGAGCTGATAGCCCCGACTATACATGCAAAATTCATAACAATATTATTTTGAAATAAAAAAGCGCGTTTTCATTACGCACTTTTTACTTTATTTTTCCACTTTATTTCTTAAATTACTATAGCCATTTTCATAGTAATACTCTAGTTCTTTTTTTAATTCATCAATATTGCTTTGCAACTGTTCGTTTTTTTGTTTTAATAAATTAATTTCTTGGTCTTTAATATCAATTTTAGATTGAAAAGATTGTTGAAGATTTTGTACTTGTTTGATATAGACAATTACTTGATCAAAAAAAGCATCAACATCTTCTGGATCATATCCAGAATGAATTTTGCTTTTGAATTTTTTATTTAAAATCAACTCAATTTTTTCGTCAAAACGATAATCCATAAATACTTGTATAATCAAATTGTACTTTATATTTATAGATTTTAAATGAAACAAATTTTTAAGATAAATCAATATTGCAATAAATTAAATAAAGAAGATTTTGAACGAGTTTATCAATATTTAATGCAAAATTCACTTAAACAAAAAACAGAAAATAAATGTTTTGTTTTTTGAGTTAACAAAAATGTTGTTGTAAAACTTTATGAAACACAAACAATTTTTATTTATGGGAAAAATGTTGTTAATATAGTAAAAGAACTGCAGCCACCTTATTTAAAATTTATAAAGACAATTGAAGCAACAATAAATAATGAGAATATTATTGGTTGTGATGAAGTAGGATTTGGTGATTATTTTGGCGGTGTAGTATCTGCTTGTGTATATACAGACCCAAATATTGAAAATCAACTACGTAATTTAGGCGTTCAAGATTCAAAAAAATTAAATGATAGTGAAATTAAAAAATTGGCTGTTAAAATTATGCAATTAACTAAATATGAATATTGTGTTTTAACACCAAAAATATTTAATTATTTAAATGAAGATAAAGGTTATAACATGAATGTAATTAAAACTTACATTCATAATACTTGTATTAGCAACCTAAAAAATAAATTAAAAAAGGATGCAAAAGTTGTTATGGATCAATATTGTGATGAAAAACAGTATATTAAATATCTAGAACTTATAGGTGTTGAATATAGTAACCACAACAGAATAGATGTTTTCACAACAAAAGCAGAGAGTAAATATATTGCGGTTGCTGCAGCAAGTATTATTGCGCGATATTGTTTTTTAGATGAGATTAAACAATTAGAAAAAGAATTAAAGAAATATAACAACAACAATGAAATATCAATTCAACTTGGAGCAGTTAATAAAAAACTTATTAGTGAGCAAGTTAACTTAATTCCAGTTGATCTCCAACACGAATTTATTAAGAAAAATTTTAAATGATAAAAAAATCACAGATTATTCTGTGATTATTTTTTTTGTTCTTTGATCTAATCTTTTTTGTAAGTTATCTAAATATTTAGCGTAACTTTCTTTATTAGGACGATAGTATTCAGGCATTTCTTTTTCGTAATATGCTCGTTTTTTTAATCATGAACTTTTACGA
Above is a window of Candidatus Malacoplasma girerdii DNA encoding:
- the rnhC gene encoding ribonuclease HIII, which encodes MKQIFKINQYCNKLNKEDFERVYQYLMQNSLKQKTENKCFVFWVNKNVVVKLYETQTIFIYGKNVVNIVKELQPPYLKFIKTIEATINNENIIGCDEVGFGDYFGGVVSACVYTDPNIENQLRNLGVQDSKKLNDSEIKKLAVKIMQLTKYEYCVLTPKIFNYLNEDKGYNMNVIKTYIHNTCISNLKNKLKKDAKVVMDQYCDEKQYIKYLELIGVEYSNHNRIDVFTTKAESKYIAVAAASIIARYCFLDEIKQLEKELKKYNNNNEISIQLGAVNKKLISEQVNLIPVDLQHEFIKKNFKW
- a CDS encoding DivIVA family protein; amino-acid sequence: MDYRFDEKIELILNKKFKSKIHSGYDPEDVDAFFDQVIVYIKQVQNLQQSFQSKIDIKDQEINLLKQKNEQLQSNIDELKKELEYYYENGYSNLRNKVEK
- the rpsL gene encoding 30S ribosomal protein S12, whose amino-acid sequence is MPTIAQLIRKERKSKTYKSKSPALSKNYNTLSNRETKSANPLRRGVCTRVGTMTPKKPNSALRKYAKVKLTNKQEVLAYIPGEGHNLQEHSIVLVRGGRVKDLPGVRYHIVRGVYDTQGVANRKQQRSAYGAKKPKAAK
- a CDS encoding matE efflux family protein — translated: MWFKKANNSTKKCVNDVKKSASSTVFADKTQSRLDKLFLHTPIIKAVIIISIPSMLMAFMSALYTFSDQLMMAKIIPIFQPLEHLSAFTHGFSYHDYIFKVKELNAQGLNITLYSSNLVVRTAVANIAPITIFLTASTLLIGNGTSINFSRANGKKDKLRAQQVWANGFYSNLIWGLLITVLLLASAKTIISLENGNPISQLESIKDQLTNADYKNLKEVYNDSNNLILTYSEHFAYIAISGLVFNMFDLFFSILIITEGKQKMVVFAALMSNILNIFLDFIFIYFGRMAMIGGAIATVIGWSFNCAWYVLQIWIMNKKGETNILFSALKWKKHEIDWKLIQNIFFNGLASFLRNISMGIAVWWQLFMLSTFVFANIQTSGAAASSFTNFYGAANPIYSLFFPVILGTIQGSRIMCSYLYGAKNFKRFRTTYWVAMSIGFIYGFSIAMIIGFWLNPYFLTLFNINDQPTAQLILIIMLMQLPIYAFTVGGQVIFQATSKSFNACICALMQGIFCNIPISLIIAWISIGLNNQYIFLWTPLIVIIFSSIIIFIWTVIYMHKYFSDDILNTKIRYMMDKKWLMPPSHR